In the genome of Pan troglodytes isolate AG18354 chromosome 15, NHGRI_mPanTro3-v2.0_pri, whole genome shotgun sequence, one region contains:
- the CCDC196 gene encoding putative coiled-coil domain-containing protein 196 yields MTSGANSSGSYLPSEIRSSKIDDNYLKELNEDLKLRKQELLEMLKPLEDKNNLLFQKLMSNLEEKQRSLQIMRQIMAGKGCEESSVMELLKEAEEMKQNLERKNKMLRKEMEMLWNKTFEAEELSDQQKAPQTKNKADLQDGKAPKSPSSPRKTESELEKSFAEKVKEIRKEKQQRKMEWVKYQEQNNILQNDFHGKVIELRIEALKNYQKANDLKLSLYLQPNFEPMQAFLNLPGSQGTMGITTMDRMTTGRNEHHVRILGAKIYTKQQGSKGSQLDNTGGRLFFLRSLPDEALKN; encoded by the exons ATGACAAGTGGTGCAAACTCTTCAGGATCTTACCTGCCCTCAGAAATAAG AAGTTCTAAAATAGATGACAACTACTTGAAGGAATTGAATGAGGACTTAAAGCTAAGGAAGCAGGAACTGCTAGAGATGCTCAAACCTCTAGAAGATAAAAACAACCTCTTATTTCAAAAGTTAATGTCTAACTTGGAGGAAAAACAAAGGAG TCTTCAGATCATGAGACAGATCATGGCAGGGAAGGGGTGTGAGGAATCCTCGGTCATGGAGCTCCTTAAGGAAGCAGAGGAGATGAAACAGAACTTG gaaaggaaaaacaagatgCTTCGGAAGGAAATGGAGATGCTATGGAACAAG ACATTCGAGGCAGAAGAACTTAGTGATCAACAAAAAGCACCACAGACAAAAAACAAGGCAGACTTGCAGGATGGAAAG GCTCCCAAATCCCCCTCATCACCTAGGAAGACTGAGAGTGAACTGGAGAAATCATTTGCAGAGAAAGTGAAGGAGATAAGGAAG GAAAAGCAACAGAGGAAAATGGAATGGGTCAAGTATCAGGAACAAAACAACATCCTTCAG AATGATTTTCATGGCAAAGTGATTGAGCTGAGAATTGAAGCCTTGAAGAACTACCAGAAGGCCAATGACCTGAAATTATCACTGTATTTGCAGCCGAATTTTGAGCCAATGCAAGCATTTTTAAATCTTCCTGGGTCCCAAG GTACTATGGGCATTACAACTATGGACAGAATGACTACTGGCAGAAATGAACACCATGTG AGAATTCTGGGAGCAAAGATCTACACaaaacaacaaggaagtaaaGGAAGTCAGCTTGATAATACAGGAGGGAGGCTCTTTTTTCTGAGGTCATTGCCAGATGAAGCACTGAAGAATTAG